One genomic region from Campylobacter sp. RM16189 encodes:
- the thrB gene encoding homoserine kinase, with product MTISVPATSANLGPGFDALGLALSLYNEIDIKRANFSSISIIGEGAENIKLKKNNLFLSIFNEIYYELTGKKDSFRIVFKNHIPFSRGLGSSSAVITSAIALAYAMAEFKVDKNVVLNRSLVYENHPDNISPAVLGGFVTSVVHNNQVNSIKKAIGDDIKAVVVIPDKPMSTKESRTKLPKHYSMSKCVSNLSHSAFLTACFLEEKYDLLKIASKDMMHEELRMQTLPELFDVRKTAYENGALMSTLSGSGSTFLNITYKSDAANLQERLKDKFKNFRVEILSFDNNGFIISKS from the coding sequence TTGACTATCAGTGTTCCTGCAACAAGTGCAAATTTAGGTCCTGGCTTTGATGCCTTAGGACTTGCTTTGAGTTTATATAACGAAATTGATATAAAAAGAGCAAATTTTTCATCAATATCCATAATAGGCGAAGGCGCAGAAAATATAAAACTCAAAAAAAATAATCTTTTTCTATCAATTTTTAATGAAATTTATTATGAACTAACAGGCAAAAAAGATAGTTTTAGAATAGTTTTTAAAAATCATATTCCATTTTCTCGTGGTCTTGGGAGCTCATCTGCAGTTATTACCTCCGCGATTGCTTTGGCTTACGCTATGGCTGAGTTTAAGGTCGATAAAAACGTAGTATTAAATAGATCCTTAGTATATGAAAATCATCCTGACAATATCTCTCCAGCAGTTCTTGGAGGCTTTGTAACCTCTGTGGTGCATAATAATCAGGTAAATTCCATTAAAAAAGCTATAGGAGACGATATTAAAGCCGTGGTGGTTATTCCAGATAAACCGATGAGCACAAAAGAATCTCGCACAAAACTGCCTAAACACTACTCAATGAGTAAATGCGTGAGTAATCTATCTCATTCAGCATTTTTAACGGCCTGTTTCTTAGAAGAAAAATACGATCTTTTAAAAATAGCATCAAAAGATATGATGCATGAAGAACTTAGAATGCAAACTCTTCCTGAGCTCTTTGATGTTCGTAAAACGGCTTATGAAAACGGGGCTTTGATGAGCACACTATCTGGAAGTGGTTCGACATTTTTAAATATAACTTATAAATCAGATGCCGCTAATCTACAAGAGAGACTAAAAGATAAATTTAAAAATTTTAGAGTTGAAATTTTATCATTTGATAATAACGGATTTATCATCTCAAAAAGCTAA
- a CDS encoding glycoprotease: MQSDKKSDEALIEIIDEILNKNRYKISKIIYANGPGSFMGIKVSYIILKTLSIIKECEFYAVSGFELNDNAPIRANKALSFVKFQDEIRLEKTEAGNFKLPSNLDVLNLNFDTLPNYIIQAV; encoded by the coding sequence ATACAAAGTGATAAAAAATCCGATGAGGCTTTAATAGAAATAATAGATGAAATTTTAAATAAAAACAGATATAAAATTTCAAAAATAATCTATGCAAATGGCCCCGGAAGCTTTATGGGTATAAAAGTTTCATATATAATTTTAAAGACATTAAGCATCATAAAAGAGTGTGAGTTTTACGCAGTAAGCGGTTTTGAACTAAATGACAATGCACCTATACGTGCAAATAAGGCGCTAAGTTTTGTTAAATTTCAAGACGAGATTAGGTTGGAAAAAACTGAAGCAGGAAATTTCAAACTCCCATCAAATTTAGATGTTTTAAATTTAAATTTTGATACTCTACCAAACTATATTATCCAAGCGGTTTAG
- the infB gene encoding translation initiation factor IF-2: MGTVRISEIANELGYPSKEIVEKANELGLKVKTHSSGVTPEEAEALYTYVQTGEIPESFKKKPEKKKSEPKKSAPKQTKEQKENKDTKKESSKTTKKDDKVAEKTLKTGQASTKQPKEKVEIPEIKSEIETKENTRQKEDKQPEKPVIVEKKLEAKESLADVSLQKRRGLMIVKKKKEEPATTPRPIKQAEKTENEPIRNLESMFSFNNAESTLKKKKKEKKPVIATKKDGIQKVDLLSDRDLADIVLEDEDVVVLPDFSVRTPAPQPTQKTKQTNIYKPSLNNSIGSFLEQGISRRSRKKHKKVSKDSNNSETITSIEIPKEIRVYEFAEKLNKQPSEIISKLFMLGMMTTKNDFLDEDSIEILADEFGVEINIVDIQEAFDYVKAYDEQNGEENLTQRAPVITIMGHVDHGKTSLLDYIRNSRVASGEAGGITQHVGAYMVNKNNRNITFIDTPGHEAFTAMRARGAGVTDIVIIVVAADDGVKPQTKEAISHAKAANVPIIIAINKMDKEAANPDKVKSELADLDILSTEWGGAYEFVPISAKTGMGIEDLLEIVLLQADILELKANAKANAKATIIESSQQKGRGPVATIIVENGTLKVGDTVVAGVAYGKIRSITDDKANVLKEIKPGECGVIMGLSEIPEAGETLISVKTDKEAREYAQKKAEYLRQKELSKTTKVSLEELSEKIAEGELKSLPVIVKADVGGSLEAIKSSLEKLRNDEIKVNIIHSGVGGITQSDVALAKASENSVILGFNIRPTGEIKEKAKESGIEIKTYNVIYNLLDDVKVLLSGLMSPILREEHLGQAQVRQVINVPKIGAIAGCMVTEGSINRGAKIRLIRNGIVVHEGTVSSLKRFKDDVREVAKGYECGVGIDGYNDIREGDYIESFKEIEEQATL; this comes from the coding sequence ATGGGGACTGTTCGTATTTCAGAGATAGCAAATGAGCTAGGTTATCCTAGCAAAGAAATTGTAGAAAAGGCTAATGAGCTAGGGTTAAAAGTAAAAACACACTCCAGCGGAGTTACGCCTGAAGAGGCCGAGGCGCTATATACATATGTGCAGACAGGAGAAATTCCGGAAAGTTTTAAGAAAAAGCCTGAAAAGAAAAAATCCGAGCCTAAAAAATCAGCCCCAAAACAGACAAAAGAGCAAAAAGAGAACAAAGATACTAAAAAAGAGTCTTCTAAAACCACCAAAAAAGATGATAAGGTAGCAGAAAAAACTCTTAAAACAGGGCAAGCTTCAACAAAACAACCTAAAGAAAAAGTAGAAATTCCTGAAATAAAATCTGAAATAGAAACAAAAGAAAATACAAGACAAAAAGAGGATAAGCAACCTGAAAAACCTGTCATAGTTGAAAAAAAACTTGAAGCAAAAGAGAGCCTAGCTGACGTAAGTCTTCAAAAAAGAAGAGGACTTATGATAGTTAAGAAAAAGAAAGAAGAGCCTGCGACTACTCCAAGACCTATAAAACAAGCAGAAAAAACCGAAAACGAGCCTATTAGAAATTTAGAGAGTATGTTCTCATTTAATAACGCAGAATCTACGCTTAAAAAGAAAAAAAAAGAGAAAAAACCTGTAATTGCAACTAAAAAAGATGGGATCCAAAAAGTCGATCTCTTAAGTGATAGAGATCTAGCCGATATAGTTTTAGAAGATGAGGATGTAGTGGTTCTGCCTGATTTTTCAGTAAGAACGCCTGCTCCACAGCCGACTCAAAAAACTAAACAGACAAATATATATAAGCCGTCTTTAAATAACTCGATAGGATCTTTTTTAGAGCAAGGCATAAGCAGGCGCTCGAGAAAAAAACATAAAAAAGTTTCAAAAGACTCAAATAACAGCGAGACAATAACATCTATTGAGATCCCAAAAGAGATACGTGTATATGAATTTGCTGAGAAGTTAAATAAACAGCCTAGTGAGATTATTAGCAAACTGTTTATGCTAGGTATGATGACTACTAAAAACGACTTTTTAGACGAGGATTCGATAGAAATTCTAGCCGATGAATTTGGAGTGGAAATAAATATTGTAGATATTCAAGAGGCGTTTGACTACGTAAAGGCATACGATGAGCAAAACGGGGAAGAAAATTTAACTCAAAGAGCTCCTGTTATAACGATAATGGGTCACGTTGATCACGGTAAAACATCTTTGCTTGACTATATAAGAAACTCACGCGTAGCATCCGGAGAAGCTGGCGGTATAACCCAGCACGTAGGCGCATATATGGTTAACAAAAATAATCGAAACATAACATTTATAGACACTCCTGGCCACGAGGCCTTTACTGCCATGAGAGCTAGAGGGGCAGGAGTAACAGATATAGTTATAATAGTCGTTGCTGCCGACGATGGAGTAAAACCACAGACAAAAGAGGCCATTAGTCATGCTAAGGCTGCAAATGTACCTATTATAATAGCTATCAATAAGATGGATAAAGAGGCAGCAAATCCGGACAAAGTAAAAAGCGAACTCGCAGATCTTGACATACTATCTACCGAATGGGGCGGAGCATATGAATTTGTTCCTATTTCAGCAAAAACAGGAATGGGTATAGAAGACCTATTGGAGATAGTGCTTCTGCAAGCAGACATTCTGGAACTTAAGGCAAATGCGAAAGCAAATGCGAAAGCTACCATAATAGAAAGCTCGCAACAAAAAGGCAGGGGACCTGTTGCAACCATAATCGTAGAAAACGGTACTTTAAAAGTTGGAGATACTGTAGTGGCAGGAGTGGCCTACGGTAAAATAAGAAGCATAACAGACGATAAAGCCAATGTTTTAAAAGAGATAAAGCCCGGTGAATGTGGCGTAATAATGGGTTTAAGTGAAATTCCTGAGGCGGGAGAGACTCTAATAAGTGTTAAAACAGACAAAGAGGCTCGCGAATATGCTCAGAAAAAGGCAGAATACCTACGTCAAAAAGAGCTTAGTAAGACTACAAAAGTAAGCCTTGAAGAGCTTAGTGAAAAGATTGCGGAAGGTGAGCTAAAATCACTGCCTGTTATTGTAAAAGCAGATGTTGGCGGATCATTAGAAGCCATAAAATCAAGTCTTGAAAAACTAAGAAATGATGAGATTAAGGTAAATATTATACACTCTGGAGTAGGCGGAATAACTCAAAGTGACGTAGCTTTGGCAAAAGCCAGTGAAAATAGTGTAATCTTAGGATTTAACATACGCCCAACCGGAGAGATAAAAGAAAAAGCGAAAGAAAGCGGAATAGAGATTAAAACATATAATGTAATCTATAACCTTCTAGATGATGTTAAAGTGCTACTGAGCGGATTAATGTCACCTATATTACGAGAAGAGCACTTAGGACAAGCTCAAGTTCGCCAAGTAATAAATGTGCCAAAAATAGGTGCTATAGCTGGATGTATGGTAACAGAAGGCAGTATAAACAGAGGAGCAAAAATAAGGCTCATTAGAAATGGTATAGTAGTTCATGAAGGTACGGTAAGCTCACTAAAACGCTTTAAAGACGACGTTCGCGAGGTGGCAAAAGGCTATGAGTGTGGCGTAGGA